From the Bubalus kerabau isolate K-KA32 ecotype Philippines breed swamp buffalo chromosome 2, PCC_UOA_SB_1v2, whole genome shotgun sequence genome, one window contains:
- the LOC129644899 gene encoding transmembrane epididymal protein 1A-like, with product MGTFGGHLLAGLLFLIVGLYYSVLVSLALLRGQRFLKSPLPPRDKRGHRWWQLISVEAVVKVVFSLIVILPEFFYPPGTNRMVMVDWEDPKRPFVFQDTWQHITMYGFFLFSGVVDIVSQACQARQNMKLERAAEALAFCVLVLLMINHIENKSTLESRVHALFMLPVFLVSLVLIIEVWVPDQPSLWVLKNWMGLVLSNWLLHLSVLMYAPPSGQPWSGDDPVELAFVTTFFCWHLGLGAVMLAAIYGLCSLWHHRFSSWKRAPGAKYQPCPLCEGSEEPEKFRAGAPQLDGGV from the coding sequence ATGGGGACCTTCGGGGGACACCTGCTTGCAGGGCTGCTGTTCCTCATCGTAGGGCTCTACTACTCGGTGCTGGTGTCCTTGGCTCTGCTACGGGGACAGAGATTCCTCAAATCTCCTCTGCCCCCAAGAGACAAGCGAGGGCACCGGTGGTGGCAGCTGATTTCTGTGGAAGCAGTGGTGAAGGTGGTCTTCTCCCTGATAGTTATCTTGCCCGAGTTCTTCTACCCACCGGGAACAAACCGGATGGTGATGGTGGACTGGGAGGACCCGAAGCGGCCGTTTGTGTTCCAGGACACCTGGCAGCACATCACCATGTACGGGTTCTTCCTCTTCAGCGGAGTGGTGGACATCGTGAGCCAGGCGTGCCAGGCGCGGCAGAACATGAAGCTGGAGCGAGCGGCGGAGGCGCTGGCCTTCTGCGTGCTGGTGCTGCTGATGATAAACCACATTGAGAACAAGAGCACCCTGGAGAGCCGCGTGCACGCCCTGTTCATGCTGCCTGTCTTCCTGGTCAGCTTGGTGCTCATCATCGAGGTCTGGGTCCCCGACCAGCCCTCACTCTGGGTGCTCAAGAACTGGATGGGGCTGGTGCTCAGCAACTGGCTGCTGCATCTAAGCGTCCTGATGTATGCGCCTCCCTCCGGACAGCCCTGGAGCGGGGACGACCCTGTGGAGCTCGCCTTTGTCACTACCTTCTTCTGCTGGCACCTGGGCTTGGGGGCTGTCATgctggctgccatctatggtctCTGCAGCCTCTGGCACCATCGCTTCTCCTCCTGGAAAAGGGCCCCAGGTGCCAAGTACCAGCCGTGCCCCCTATGTGAGGGCAGCGAAGAGCCTGAAAAGTTCAGGGCAGGGGCCCCACAACTAGACGGGGGTGTTTAG
- the LOC129644900 gene encoding ribonucleoside-diphosphate reductase subunit M2-like — protein MLSVRVPLATIADPQQQQLSPLEGLSLADKENTPPSLSGTRVLAIKTGRRIFQEPSEPNPKLSAPSVEDEPLLRENPRRFVIFPIEYHDIWQMYKKAEASFWTAEEVDLSKDIQHWEALKPEERYFISHVLAFFAASDGIVNENLVERFSQEVQITEARCFYGFQIAMENIHSEMYSLLIDTYIKDSKEREFLFNAIETMPCVKKKADWALRWIGDKEATYGERVVAFAAVEGIFFSGSFASIFWLKKRGLMPGLTFSNELISRDEGLHCDFACLMFKHLLHKPSEQRVKEIIVNAVRIEQEFLTEALPMKLIGMNCTLMKQYIEFVADRLMLELGFSKVFRVENPFDFMENISLEGKTNFFEKRVGEYQRMGVMSSPTENSFTLDADF, from the coding sequence ATGCTCTCCGTCCGCGTCCCGCTCGCCACCATCGCTGacccgcagcagcagcagctctcgcCTCTGGAGGGGCTCAGCCTAGCGGACAAGGAGAACACTCCCCCTTCGCTCAGCGGGACCCGCGTGCTGGCCATCAAGACCGGGAGGAGGATCTTCCAGGAGCCCTCCGAGCCGAACCCTAAGCTATCTGCCCCCAGTGTGGAGGACGAACCACTTCTGAGAGAAAACCCCCGCCGCTTTGTCATCTTTCCTATCGAATACCATGATATTTGGCAGatgtataagaaagctgaggcttCCTTTTGGACAGCTGAGGAGGTGGACCTTTCCAAGGACATTCAGcactgggaagccctgaagccTGAGGAGAGATATTTTATTTCCCATGTGCTGGCTTTCTTTGCAGCAAGTGATGGCATAGTAAATGAAAACTTGGTGGAGCGGTTTAGCCAAGAAGTTCAGATTACCGAGGCCCGTTGTTTCTATGGCTTCCAAATTGCCATGGAAAACATACATTCTGAAATGTATAGTCTCCTCATTGACACTTACATTAAAGATTCCAAAGAAAGGGAATTTCTCTTCAACGCCATTGAGACGATGCCTTGTGTGAAGAAGAAGGCAGATTGGGCCTTGCGCTGGATTGGGGACAAAGAAGCTACATATGGAGAACGTGTGGTAGCCTTTGCTGCAGTGGAAGGCATCTTCTTTTCCGGTTCTTTTGCGTCGATATTCTGGCTCAAGAAACGAGGACTGATGCCTGGCCTCACGTTTTCCAATGAACTTATTAGCAGAGACGAGGGTTTGCATTGTGACTTTGCCTGCCTGATGTTCAAACACCTGTTGCACAAACCTTCGGAACAGAGAGTAAAAGAAATAATCGTCAATGCAGTTAGGATAGAACAGGAGTTCCTCACGGAGGCCCTGCCTATGAAGCTCATTGGGATGAATTGCACTTTGATGAAGCAGTACATTGAGTTCGTGGCAGATAGACTTATGCTGGAGCTGGGCTTTAGCAAGGTTTTCAGAGTAGAAAATCCATTTGactttatggaaaatatttcACTGGAGGGGAAGACTAACTTCTTTGAGAAGAGAGTAGGTGAGTATCAGAGGATGGGAGTGATGTCAAGTCCGACAGAGAATTCCTTTACCTTGGATGCCGACTTCTAA